In the genome of Streptomyces collinus, one region contains:
- a CDS encoding MFS transporter: MTQTTEAAAVQQPPKPTRVRVHRAWFVAAVTFVTIIGAAAFRSVPGLLIDPLHAEFDWSRGTIGAAVSVNLALYGLTAPFAAALMDRFGIRRVVAVALTVIAAGSWLTVWMTAAWQLMLYWGLLVGLGSGSMALAFAATVTNRWFTERRGLVSGILTAASASGQLIFLPLLSWIIDRYDWRPAAVTVALAALAVVPFVWLLLHDHPADVGQKPYGATEFVPKPPPVPGAARRAVTVLLSAVRTGPFWLLAGTFAICGASTNGLIQTHFIPAAHDHHMPVQAAASLLAVIGVFDVVGTIASGWFTDRFESRRLLAVYYALRGVSLMFLPLLLGPAVHPPMIFFIVFYGLDWVATVPPTLALCREHYGEDSAIVFGWVLASHQVGAAVVAFLGGVARDTFGSYDVVWYASGALCAAAALMALVIRRRAGGEVAVA; this comes from the coding sequence GTGACCCAGACAACCGAAGCAGCGGCCGTCCAGCAGCCGCCGAAGCCGACCCGTGTGCGGGTGCACCGCGCCTGGTTCGTCGCCGCCGTCACCTTCGTGACGATCATCGGCGCCGCCGCCTTCCGGTCCGTGCCGGGCCTGCTCATCGACCCTTTGCACGCCGAGTTCGACTGGTCACGCGGCACGATCGGCGCCGCTGTCTCGGTGAACCTCGCGCTGTACGGTCTGACGGCCCCGTTCGCGGCGGCCCTGATGGACCGCTTCGGCATCCGCCGGGTCGTCGCGGTCGCCCTGACCGTGATCGCGGCCGGTTCCTGGCTCACCGTGTGGATGACCGCGGCCTGGCAGCTGATGTTGTACTGGGGACTGCTGGTCGGACTCGGTTCCGGCTCCATGGCGCTGGCCTTCGCGGCGACCGTCACCAACCGCTGGTTCACCGAACGGCGTGGCCTGGTCAGCGGCATCCTCACCGCCGCCTCGGCCTCCGGCCAGCTGATCTTCCTGCCCCTGCTGTCCTGGATCATCGACCGGTACGACTGGCGCCCGGCCGCCGTGACGGTCGCGCTCGCCGCGCTCGCGGTCGTCCCGTTCGTCTGGCTCCTGCTGCACGACCACCCCGCGGACGTGGGCCAGAAGCCGTACGGCGCCACCGAGTTCGTGCCGAAGCCGCCGCCCGTCCCCGGTGCCGCCCGCCGGGCCGTGACCGTGCTGCTGTCCGCCGTGCGCACCGGCCCGTTCTGGCTGCTCGCCGGCACCTTCGCGATCTGCGGCGCCTCCACCAACGGACTGATCCAGACCCACTTCATCCCCGCGGCCCACGACCACCACATGCCCGTCCAGGCCGCCGCGTCCCTGCTCGCCGTCATCGGCGTCTTCGACGTCGTCGGCACGATCGCCTCCGGCTGGTTCACGGACCGCTTCGAGTCGCGCCGCCTGCTGGCGGTGTACTACGCGCTGCGGGGCGTCTCCCTGATGTTCCTCCCGCTCCTGCTGGGCCCCGCGGTCCACCCCCCGATGATCTTCTTCATCGTCTTCTACGGCCTCGACTGGGTCGCCACCGTGCCGCCCACCCTCGCCCTGTGCCGCGAGCACTACGGCGAGGACAGCGCGATCGTCTTCGGCTGGGTCCTCGCCTCCCACCAGGTCGGGGCGGCCGTCGTCGCCTTCCTGGGCGGGGTCGCGCGGGACACCTTCGGGTCGTACGACGTGGTCTGGTACGCGTCGGGGGCGCTGTGCGCGGCGGCGGCGCTGATGGCGCTGGTGATCCGGCGCAGGGCGGGGGGCGAGGTGGCGGTGGCCTGA
- a CDS encoding GlxA family transcriptional regulator — MRREPEFRPHRVVVLALDGLLPFELGIPHRIFGRPRDARGRLLYDVVTCSIRPPGPVRTDADFAIQVEHGPEALATADTVIVPASYELGPVFEQGVLTGELAAALGRIRPGTRLAAICIGVYVLAAAGLLDGRPATTHWADADRLQRLFPRVEVDPDVLFIDDGDVLTSAGVAAGIDLCLHMVRRDHGTAVANEVARRTVVPPHRNGGQAQYIHRPVPDPQQATTTSARAWALGRLHEPIQLRDLAARESMSVRTFTRRFREETGVSPGQWLTQQRVERARHLLESTDRSVDQVAREAGFGTAQSMRQHLQAALGVTPTAYRRTFRAENDAAAVLRR, encoded by the coding sequence ATGCGCCGTGAGCCGGAGTTCCGCCCGCACCGGGTCGTCGTCCTCGCCCTCGACGGCCTGCTCCCCTTCGAGCTGGGCATCCCGCACCGCATCTTCGGCCGCCCCCGGGACGCCCGGGGACGCCTGCTGTACGACGTCGTCACCTGCTCGATCCGCCCGCCGGGCCCGGTGCGGACCGACGCCGACTTCGCCATCCAGGTCGAGCACGGTCCCGAGGCCCTGGCCACCGCCGACACGGTGATCGTCCCGGCGTCGTACGAACTCGGCCCGGTCTTCGAGCAGGGCGTGCTCACCGGCGAACTGGCCGCCGCCCTCGGCCGCATCCGCCCGGGCACCCGGCTCGCGGCGATCTGCATCGGCGTCTACGTCCTCGCCGCCGCCGGTCTCCTGGACGGCCGCCCCGCCACCACGCACTGGGCCGACGCCGACCGTCTCCAGCGTCTCTTCCCGCGTGTCGAGGTCGACCCCGACGTCCTGTTCATCGACGACGGCGACGTCCTGACCTCCGCCGGCGTCGCCGCGGGCATCGACCTGTGCCTGCACATGGTGCGCCGCGACCACGGCACGGCCGTCGCGAACGAGGTGGCCCGCCGCACGGTCGTACCGCCGCACCGCAACGGCGGTCAGGCGCAGTACATCCACCGGCCCGTGCCCGACCCGCAGCAGGCGACCACGACCTCGGCCCGCGCCTGGGCCCTGGGCCGTCTCCACGAGCCGATCCAGCTGCGCGACCTGGCCGCCCGGGAGTCCATGTCGGTGCGCACCTTCACCCGCCGCTTCCGCGAGGAGACCGGCGTCAGCCCCGGCCAGTGGCTCACCCAGCAGCGCGTGGAGCGGGCCCGGCACCTCCTGGAGTCCACCGACCGCTCCGTCGACCAGGTGGCGCGGGAGGCGGGCTTCGGCACGGCCCAGTCGATGCGCCAGCATCTCCAGGCGGCCCTCGGCGTCACACCCACCGCCTACCGGCGCACCTTCCGGGCGGAGAACGACGCCGCCGCCGTCCTCAGAAGGTGA
- a CDS encoding Zn-dependent alcohol dehydrogenase codes for MRGVIFDGKQVRVVTDLEVREPGPGEVRVAVSAAGLCHSDLSVVNGTIPFPVPVALGHEGAGVVEAVGGGVTHVAPGDHVALSTLANCGTCAECDRGRPTMCRQAIGRPGRPFRHDGSPVHQFASNSAFAERTVVKAVQAVRIPDDIPPASAALIGCGVLTGVGAVLNRARVDHGDSVLVIGTGGIGLNVLQGARLAGAGRIVAVDANPAKEEAARRFGATDFLTSTEGVRELLPTGVDHAFECVGRVELIRQAIDALDRHGQAILLGVPPATAEASFRVSSMYLDKSILGCRYGSSRPQRDIALYAGLYRQGRLLLDELVSRTYPVEDFEKAAADAEAGRVARAVLTF; via the coding sequence ATGCGAGGCGTGATCTTCGACGGGAAGCAGGTCCGGGTCGTGACCGACCTGGAAGTGCGCGAGCCCGGGCCGGGCGAGGTGCGGGTGGCGGTCTCGGCGGCCGGGCTGTGCCACAGCGATCTGTCGGTGGTGAACGGGACCATCCCCTTCCCCGTGCCGGTGGCGCTGGGCCATGAGGGGGCCGGGGTCGTGGAGGCGGTGGGCGGGGGCGTCACCCATGTCGCGCCCGGTGACCATGTGGCGCTGTCCACCCTGGCGAACTGCGGCACGTGCGCGGAGTGCGACCGGGGCCGGCCGACCATGTGCCGGCAGGCCATCGGACGCCCGGGGCGGCCGTTCCGCCACGACGGCTCGCCGGTGCACCAGTTCGCGTCCAACTCGGCGTTCGCCGAGCGCACGGTCGTCAAGGCCGTCCAGGCGGTCCGCATCCCCGACGACATCCCGCCGGCCTCGGCGGCGCTCATCGGGTGCGGGGTGCTGACCGGGGTGGGCGCCGTACTGAACCGGGCGAGGGTGGACCACGGCGACAGCGTGCTGGTCATCGGGACGGGCGGCATCGGCCTGAACGTGCTCCAAGGGGCCCGGCTCGCGGGCGCCGGGCGGATCGTGGCCGTCGACGCCAACCCGGCGAAGGAGGAGGCGGCACGCCGGTTCGGCGCGACCGACTTCCTGACGTCCACCGAGGGCGTGCGCGAGCTGCTGCCCACGGGCGTGGACCACGCCTTCGAGTGCGTCGGCCGCGTGGAGCTGATCCGGCAGGCGATCGACGCCCTGGACCGGCACGGCCAGGCGATCCTGCTCGGGGTCCCGCCCGCCACGGCCGAGGCGTCCTTCCGGGTCTCCTCGATGTACCTCGACAAGTCCATCCTGGGCTGCCGCTACGGCTCCTCCCGACCCCAGCGGGACATCGCCCTGTACGCCGGGCTGTACCGCCAGGGGCGCCTGCTGCTCGACGAACTGGTCAGCCGGACCTACCCGGTCGAGGACTTCGAGAAGGCGGCGGCGGACGCGGAGGCGGGGCGGGTGGCGCGGGCCGTGCTCACCTTCTGA
- a CDS encoding acyl-CoA dehydrogenase family protein, translated as MDFDFGPEDDAFRSEARAWLAVHADGVSDRRAWERTLGAAGWIGLGWGEGGYGNRTATLTQQVVWAEEYARSAAPPRSGHIGENLLAPTLLAHGTDEQKARFLPPIAAGEELWCQGYSEPGAGSDLAGIRTAAVREPDGRTYRVTGQKIWTSLAHEADWGFVLARTEPGSVRHHGLTFLLVPMDQPGRIEVRPIRQMTGTSDFNEVFFDGAHAGHVVGGEGEGWRVAMSLLGFERGVSTLAQQIGFAEELAGVVRAAVASGAVHDPVVRERLVRQWAELRTMRWNALRTLGSSGDGGAPSVAKLLWAGWHQRLGELAVLVRGAAAGVGPADWSASAPYELDPAQHLFLFSRADTIYGGSDQIQRTIIAERVLGLPREPKGAV; from the coding sequence ATGGACTTCGACTTCGGGCCGGAGGACGACGCGTTCCGCAGCGAAGCTCGTGCCTGGCTCGCTGTGCATGCCGACGGCGTCTCGGACCGCCGTGCCTGGGAACGTACCCTCGGTGCCGCCGGGTGGATCGGGCTCGGTTGGGGTGAGGGCGGCTACGGGAACCGCACGGCCACCCTCACTCAGCAGGTCGTCTGGGCCGAGGAGTACGCGCGGTCGGCGGCACCCCCGCGCTCGGGGCACATCGGGGAGAACCTGCTCGCGCCCACGCTCCTCGCCCACGGCACCGACGAGCAGAAGGCGCGGTTCCTGCCGCCGATCGCCGCCGGCGAGGAACTCTGGTGCCAGGGCTACAGCGAACCCGGTGCCGGATCGGACCTGGCCGGGATCCGCACCGCGGCCGTGCGCGAGCCGGACGGCCGCACCTACCGCGTCACCGGGCAGAAGATCTGGACGTCGCTCGCGCACGAGGCGGACTGGGGTTTCGTGCTGGCCAGGACCGAACCCGGCTCGGTACGGCACCACGGGCTGACCTTCCTCCTCGTCCCCATGGACCAGCCCGGCCGGATCGAGGTCCGTCCCATCCGCCAGATGACGGGCACCAGCGACTTCAACGAGGTCTTCTTCGACGGCGCGCACGCCGGGCACGTCGTCGGCGGCGAGGGCGAGGGCTGGCGCGTCGCGATGAGCCTGCTCGGCTTCGAACGGGGTGTGTCCACGCTGGCCCAGCAGATCGGGTTCGCCGAGGAACTGGCGGGCGTGGTGCGCGCGGCCGTCGCGTCGGGCGCGGTGCACGACCCCGTCGTACGGGAACGGCTCGTAAGGCAGTGGGCCGAGTTGCGGACGATGCGCTGGAACGCCCTGCGCACGCTGGGGAGTTCCGGTGACGGGGGTGCCCCCAGCGTGGCCAAGCTGCTGTGGGCGGGCTGGCACCAGCGGCTCGGGGAGCTGGCGGTGCTGGTGCGGGGCGCGGCGGCAGGGGTCGGCCCCGCCGACTGGTCGGCCTCGGCGCCCTACGAACTGGACCCCGCACAGCACCTGTTCCTCTTCTCCCGGGCCGACACGATCTACGGCGGCTCGGACCAGATCCAGCGCACGATCATCGCCGAGCGCGTGCTCGGCCTGCCCAGGGAGCCCAAGGGGGCCGTGTGA
- a CDS encoding SDR family oxidoreductase gives MGNFLAGKVVAVTGAGRGIGRAVALAAAAEGAKVVVNDYGVSVDGASPASEVAQTVVKEIEAAGGEAVAVADDISTMAGGQRVVDVALASYGRLDGVVCVAGILRERMLFNMTEEEWDPVVATHLKGTFTVFRAASAVMRKQRAGTLIGFTSGNHQGSVSQANYSAAKGGIISLVRSAALGLHKYGVTANAVAPVARTRMSAGVPMELAEIGEPEDVAALVVYLLSDAASREGITGQVYTVAGAKIAVWAQPRELRAAYSSGGWTVEGVAEVLSGSVGVDPMPLLERVREMERAAREGERPNVL, from the coding sequence GTGGGGAACTTCTTGGCAGGCAAGGTCGTCGCCGTCACCGGAGCCGGTCGGGGCATCGGCCGCGCGGTCGCGCTCGCGGCGGCGGCCGAGGGCGCGAAGGTCGTCGTCAACGACTACGGCGTCTCGGTCGACGGCGCGTCACCGGCGAGCGAGGTCGCCCAGACCGTGGTCAAGGAGATCGAGGCCGCGGGCGGGGAGGCGGTGGCCGTCGCCGACGACATCTCCACGATGGCCGGCGGGCAGCGGGTCGTCGACGTGGCGCTGGCGTCGTACGGGCGGCTGGACGGTGTGGTCTGCGTGGCCGGGATCCTGCGCGAGCGGATGCTGTTCAACATGACCGAGGAGGAGTGGGACCCGGTCGTCGCGACCCATTTGAAGGGCACGTTCACGGTGTTCCGGGCTGCCTCGGCAGTGATGCGGAAGCAGCGGGCCGGGACGCTGATCGGGTTCACCAGCGGCAACCACCAGGGGTCGGTGTCGCAGGCCAACTACAGCGCGGCGAAGGGCGGGATCATCTCGCTGGTGCGCAGCGCCGCGCTCGGGCTGCACAAGTACGGGGTGACCGCGAACGCGGTGGCGCCGGTCGCGCGGACCCGGATGTCGGCCGGGGTACCGATGGAACTGGCCGAGATCGGGGAGCCGGAGGACGTCGCCGCGCTGGTGGTGTACCTGCTGTCCGACGCGGCCTCCCGGGAGGGGATCACCGGGCAGGTGTACACGGTGGCCGGGGCGAAGATCGCGGTGTGGGCGCAGCCGCGGGAGCTGCGTGCGGCGTATTCATCCGGCGGTTGGACCGTGGAGGGGGTCGCGGAGGTTCTGTCGGGGTCGGTGGGGGTGGATCCGATGCCGTTGCTGGAGCGCGTGCGGGAGATGGAGAGGGCGGCGCGGGAAGGGGAGCGGCCCAACGTCCTGTAG